Proteins co-encoded in one Ruegeria sp. YS9 genomic window:
- a CDS encoding N-acetyltransferase, producing MSATLRLARPEDLDRLMALVTAFHTEAGLTQDPDQTRNALTPLLEGIPHGCVYLIGPGRAPLGYIILTFGWSVEFGGMDGFVDEIYIRPAVRGRGIATEVLLALPKALSEAGLTALHLEVDRNNEAAQKIYLRTGFKPRDRYMLMSKLL from the coding sequence ATGAGCGCCACCCTGCGCCTTGCGCGCCCCGAAGACCTGGACCGCCTGATGGCTCTGGTCACCGCCTTCCATACCGAGGCCGGATTGACGCAAGACCCGGACCAGACCCGAAATGCTCTGACACCCCTGCTCGAGGGTATTCCCCATGGCTGTGTCTATCTGATCGGACCCGGACGGGCGCCGTTGGGCTACATCATCCTGACCTTCGGCTGGTCCGTCGAATTCGGCGGCATGGACGGTTTCGTCGACGAAATCTATATCCGACCCGCTGTTCGCGGGCGCGGCATTGCAACCGAGGTTCTGCTGGCACTTCCCAAAGCTTTGTCCGAAGCGGGGCTGACTGCCCTTCATCTGGAAGTCGACCGAAACAATGAGGCCGCTCAGAAAATCTATCTGCGCACCGGGTTCAAACCACGCGACAGATATATGCTGATGAGCAAGTTGCTTTAA
- the speB gene encoding agmatinase produces the protein MTEFNQPVSGNDLARFSGPNTFMRLPQAASLAGLDVAVLGIPMDIGTSWRSGTRFGPKQIRSESAMIRPYNMATSAAPFDSLQIADIGDLAINTFSLADSLRIIRESYDAILAKNVTPVAMGGDHSITLPILRAIAAKHGPVALVHVDAHADVNDEMFGEKETHGTVFRRAYEEGLIVPDKTFQIGIRGSGYAASDFTEASDWGFRQFPAWELWQQNLTQIGSQIRKIIGDHPVYVTYDIDSLDPAFAPGTGTPEIAGLTTPQALQLIHALQGVNMVGCDLVEVSPPYDPSGNTALTAANLIYEMLCILPGVTSR, from the coding sequence ATGACTGAATTCAATCAACCGGTCAGCGGCAATGATCTGGCGCGGTTTTCGGGGCCGAATACGTTTATGCGCCTGCCGCAGGCGGCCTCGCTGGCGGGGCTGGATGTGGCGGTTCTGGGGATTCCGATGGATATCGGCACCTCGTGGCGATCGGGCACCCGGTTCGGACCCAAACAGATCCGCAGCGAAAGCGCGATGATAAGGCCCTACAACATGGCCACCTCGGCGGCTCCGTTCGACAGCTTGCAAATCGCGGATATCGGGGATCTGGCGATCAACACCTTTTCGCTTGCGGACAGCCTGAGGATCATCAGGGAAAGCTATGATGCGATCCTGGCAAAGAACGTGACCCCGGTGGCGATGGGGGGCGATCACTCGATCACCCTGCCGATCCTGCGGGCCATTGCGGCAAAGCATGGGCCGGTGGCTCTGGTGCATGTGGATGCCCATGCGGATGTGAATGACGAGATGTTCGGCGAGAAAGAGACCCACGGAACCGTCTTCCGCCGCGCCTATGAAGAGGGGCTGATTGTCCCCGACAAGACCTTTCAGATCGGCATTCGCGGATCGGGCTACGCGGCTTCGGATTTCACCGAAGCCAGCGATTGGGGCTTCCGCCAGTTCCCGGCCTGGGAGTTGTGGCAGCAGAACCTGACGCAGATCGGCTCTCAGATCCGCAAGATCATCGGGGATCATCCGGTTTACGTCACCTATGACATCGACAGCCTGGACCCGGCCTTTGCGCCGGGCACGGGGACGCCAGAGATTGCCGGGCTGACCACGCCGCAGGCGCTGCAACTGATCCACGCGTTGCAGGGCGTGAATATGGTGGGGTGTGACCTGGTCGAGGTTTCACCTCCGTATGACCCATCCGGCAACACGGCCCTGACGGCAGCCAACCTGATCTATGAAATGCTGTGCATCCTGCCGGGTGTGACGTCACGGTAA
- the mazG gene encoding nucleoside triphosphate pyrophosphohydrolase, translating into MAENPLIHDSDAGIERLLEIMRRLRDPQTGCPWDIEQDFATIAPYTIEEAYEVADAIEREVWDELKGELGDLLFQSVFHAQMAEEAGYFTFQDVVRTMSDKMVNRHPHVFGDESRDKSADQQTRDWETIKAAERAGKEQKGALDGVAANLPALLRAHKLQKRAARVGFDWPDASYVLAKITEEAAELEEARDKMDADALEDEFGDLLFVMVNLGRHLGIEPEAALRRTNAKFTRRFEQVEARLAERGKTPSQSDLAEMDALWDEVKTEEHRANGKLPPVDAMAAPRNG; encoded by the coding sequence ATGGCCGAAAATCCTCTGATCCATGACAGCGACGCTGGTATCGAGCGTCTGCTGGAAATCATGCGGCGCCTGCGTGATCCGCAAACCGGTTGCCCGTGGGATATCGAACAGGATTTCGCAACCATCGCGCCCTATACGATAGAAGAGGCTTATGAGGTCGCCGACGCGATCGAGCGCGAGGTCTGGGACGAGCTGAAGGGAGAGCTGGGCGATCTGCTGTTCCAATCGGTCTTTCACGCACAAATGGCTGAAGAGGCTGGGTATTTCACCTTTCAGGACGTGGTGCGCACCATGTCAGACAAGATGGTCAACCGCCACCCGCATGTTTTTGGCGACGAATCCCGCGACAAGTCCGCCGATCAGCAGACCCGGGATTGGGAAACGATCAAGGCGGCCGAACGTGCGGGCAAAGAACAGAAAGGCGCGCTGGACGGGGTGGCCGCCAACCTGCCTGCCCTGCTGCGGGCCCATAAGTTGCAAAAACGGGCCGCACGCGTGGGGTTCGACTGGCCCGATGCAAGCTACGTGCTGGCCAAGATCACCGAAGAAGCCGCCGAGTTGGAAGAGGCGCGTGACAAGATGGACGCGGATGCGCTTGAGGATGAATTCGGTGATCTGCTGTTCGTGATGGTCAATCTGGGCCGCCACCTGGGTATCGAACCCGAAGCCGCCCTGCGCCGCACCAATGCCAAGTTCACCCGTCGCTTTGAACAGGTCGAAGCCCGGCTGGCCGAGCGGGGAAAGACCCCCTCGCAAAGCGATCTGGCCGAGATGGACGCGCTCTGGGACGAGGTCAAAACCGAAGAGCACCGCGCCAACGGCAAACTCCCGCCGGTGGACGCCATGGCAGCCCCCAGAAACGGGTAG
- the eno gene encoding phosphopyruvate hydratase, translating into MSTIIDIHAREILDSRGNPTVEVDVILEDGTMGRAAVPSGASTGAYEAVEKRDGDKARYMGKGVLEAVAAVNGEIAEELVGFDATEQVAVDQAMIELDGTENKGRLGANAILGVSLATAKAAADFTTQPLYRYVGGTSARVLPVPMMNIINGGEHADNPIDIQEFMIMPTAAANIREAVRMGSEVFHTLKKELSGAGLATGVGDEGGFAPNIASTREALDFILKSIEKAGYKPGEEIHLALDCAATEYYKDGKYVLSGEGTSLTSDENAAYLAALVNDYPIISIEDGMSEDDWEGWKALTDAIGDKVQLVGDDLFVTNPVRLAEGIERGCANSMLVKVNQIGSLTETLRAVDMAHRARYTNVMSHRSGETEDATIADLAVATNCGQIKTGSLARSDRLAKYNQLIRIEESLGEVAEYAGASILK; encoded by the coding sequence ATGAGCACCATCATCGACATCCACGCACGCGAAATTCTGGACAGCCGGGGCAACCCGACGGTCGAAGTTGACGTGATTCTGGAAGACGGCACCATGGGCCGCGCGGCCGTGCCCTCGGGCGCGTCCACCGGTGCCTATGAGGCGGTAGAAAAGCGCGATGGCGACAAGGCACGCTATATGGGCAAGGGCGTTCTGGAAGCCGTTGCCGCCGTGAACGGCGAGATTGCCGAAGAACTGGTGGGCTTTGACGCGACCGAGCAGGTGGCCGTTGACCAGGCCATGATCGAGCTGGACGGTACCGAGAACAAAGGCCGTCTGGGCGCAAACGCGATTCTGGGTGTCTCGCTGGCCACGGCGAAGGCGGCGGCGGATTTCACCACCCAGCCGCTCTATCGTTATGTGGGCGGCACCTCGGCGCGGGTTCTGCCGGTTCCGATGATGAACATCATCAACGGCGGCGAGCATGCCGACAACCCGATCGACATTCAGGAATTCATGATCATGCCGACCGCCGCCGCGAACATTCGCGAAGCGGTGCGCATGGGGTCCGAGGTGTTCCACACGCTGAAAAAGGAACTGTCAGGCGCGGGTTTGGCGACCGGTGTGGGTGACGAGGGCGGTTTCGCCCCCAACATCGCCTCGACCCGCGAAGCATTGGATTTCATTCTGAAATCCATCGAAAAAGCAGGTTACAAGCCGGGTGAGGAAATCCACCTGGCGCTGGATTGCGCGGCAACCGAGTATTACAAAGACGGCAAATACGTTCTTTCGGGTGAGGGCACGAGCCTGACCTCGGACGAGAACGCGGCTTATCTGGCGGCGCTGGTCAATGACTATCCGATCATCTCGATCGAAGACGGCATGTCCGAAGATGACTGGGAGGGTTGGAAGGCGCTGACCGACGCCATCGGTGACAAGGTGCAACTGGTGGGTGATGACCTGTTCGTGACCAACCCTGTGCGTCTGGCCGAAGGGATCGAGCGCGGCTGTGCGAACTCGATGCTGGTCAAGGTGAACCAGATCGGCTCGCTGACGGAAACCCTGCGCGCCGTCGATATGGCGCATCGCGCGCGCTACACCAACGTGATGTCGCACCGTTCGGGCGAGACCGAGGACGCCACCATTGCCGATCTGGCCGTGGCGACCAATTGTGGTCAGATTAAAACCGGCTCGCTTGCGCGATCGGACCGTTTGGCGAAATACAACCAGTTGATCCGGATCGAGGAGTCGCTGGGTGAAGTGGCCGAATACGCCGGCGCGTCGATCCTGAAATAA
- a CDS encoding DUF1499 domain-containing protein, which yields MRNMVLWAVIALVLGLGAYIRLAPSAPAQWHIAPVAADDQDLPDGVLRVVETGPDGLQRLDQIARATPRTSVLAGSVDEGMITYVTRTKWFGFPDYTTVQQNGDTLRIHGRLRFGRRDFGVNKARVDGWLETLQ from the coding sequence ATGAGAAATATGGTTCTGTGGGCAGTGATCGCGCTGGTGCTCGGGCTGGGCGCATATATCCGGCTGGCCCCGTCTGCTCCGGCCCAATGGCATATCGCGCCTGTGGCCGCGGATGATCAGGACTTGCCAGATGGTGTTCTGCGCGTTGTCGAAACCGGCCCGGACGGGTTGCAACGCCTTGACCAGATCGCCCGCGCCACTCCGCGTACCTCGGTACTGGCGGGTTCAGTCGATGAGGGGATGATCACCTATGTCACCCGCACGAAATGGTTCGGCTTTCCCGACTATACCACTGTTCAGCAGAATGGCGACACGCTGCGCATCCATGGCCGTTTGCGGTTCGGTCGCAGGGATTTCGGGGTGAACAAGGCACGGGTTGATGGGTGGTTGGAAACGTTGCAATAG
- a CDS encoding DMT family transporter, producing MIPGPATLYPDPVTTSKRSESEAKMSLSQPDNSTQASIILVMGGALWGLYWIPVRFFFDQGLTGPWSGIVMYCAALIALIPFIWADRHMLARRWRDLMLSGMFTGAAFSLYSISLVYTDVVRSILLFYLTPIWGTLLGVLFLGERLSLMRLAGLICGLGGLFVVLGGAGFVPWPQNLGDWLALASGICWALGTLGLYKTGSMTISGQVFAFVLGALLLSLVSLSALGGQALPNVTSENAIRIAGYALLSAFYVLPMIYMTIWPATKLSPAKVGLLLMSEVVVGIASAAALSGEPFGLREFLGATLIVSAAVLEILRK from the coding sequence TTGATCCCCGGCCCCGCAACCCTCTATCCCGATCCGGTGACGACATCGAAGCGCAGCGAAAGCGAGGCCAAGATGAGCCTGAGTCAACCCGACAACAGCACCCAGGCCAGTATCATACTGGTGATGGGCGGCGCGCTGTGGGGCCTTTACTGGATTCCGGTGCGGTTTTTCTTCGATCAGGGCCTGACAGGCCCATGGTCCGGGATCGTCATGTACTGCGCGGCCCTGATTGCGTTGATCCCCTTTATCTGGGCCGACAGGCACATGCTGGCCCGGCGGTGGCGTGATCTGATGCTCAGCGGTATGTTCACAGGGGCTGCATTCAGCCTGTATTCAATCAGTCTTGTCTACACCGACGTCGTCCGCTCGATCCTGCTGTTCTATCTCACTCCGATCTGGGGCACGCTTCTGGGCGTCCTGTTTCTTGGAGAACGCCTGAGCCTGATGCGCCTTGCGGGCCTGATCTGCGGGCTTGGCGGACTGTTTGTCGTGCTTGGAGGCGCCGGGTTTGTGCCATGGCCGCAAAACCTGGGCGACTGGCTGGCGCTGGCGTCGGGCATATGCTGGGCACTGGGCACACTGGGCCTATACAAGACTGGCAGCATGACCATCTCGGGTCAGGTCTTTGCCTTTGTCCTTGGTGCGCTTTTGCTGTCGCTTGTCAGCCTGTCGGCGCTTGGGGGCCAGGCGCTGCCGAACGTCACAAGCGAAAACGCGATCCGCATCGCGGGATATGCATTGCTGTCGGCCTTTTATGTCCTGCCCATGATCTACATGACCATCTGGCCGGCAACCAAGCTGTCCCCCGCAAAGGTCGGCCTGCTGTTGATGAGCGAGGTTGTCGTCGGCATCGCCTCGGCCGCGGCGCTGTCCGGCGAACCATTTGGCCTGCGGGAGTTTCTGGGCGCCACCCTGATCGTCAGCGCCGCGGTATTGGAAATCCTGCGAAAATAG
- a CDS encoding M20 aminoacylase family protein, whose translation MPVVNRIADFSADMTRWRQYLHTIPELEFECFETAAFVAERLREFGVDELHEGIAKTGMVAIINGQGDGPTIGLRADMDALPITEETGVGYSSKNPGKMHACGHDGHTTMLLGAARYLAETRNFRGRVALIFQPAEEEGGGAGVMVEEGIMERFDISEVYGIHNDPGNPEGTFHTTPGPIMAAVDTFEIHIQGVGGHGAMPHQTRDPVMAACGIAQAIQTIVSRNHYAVEDLVVSVTQIHAGTVNNVIPDTAYLNGTVRTFDPAVQKMVMERMEQIVQGQAASYGVEARLEYQVGYPATINDAEKAAFAATVAREVSGPERVVDTMGRDMGAEDFSYMLQSRPGAYLFLGQGDGAGLHHPKYNFNDDIAPVGASFFARIVEKAQPLG comes from the coding sequence ATGCCCGTCGTCAACCGAATTGCCGATTTCTCTGCCGATATGACCAGATGGCGCCAGTATCTGCATACGATACCCGAGTTGGAATTCGAGTGCTTTGAGACTGCCGCGTTTGTGGCCGAGCGTCTGCGTGAATTCGGGGTCGATGAATTGCATGAAGGGATCGCAAAGACCGGGATGGTCGCGATCATCAACGGGCAGGGTGACGGGCCGACGATCGGGCTGCGTGCCGATATGGATGCATTGCCGATTACCGAGGAAACAGGCGTCGGGTATTCATCGAAGAACCCCGGAAAGATGCATGCCTGCGGGCATGACGGGCACACCACAATGCTGCTGGGTGCGGCGCGGTATCTGGCCGAAACGCGAAATTTCCGCGGCCGTGTGGCCCTGATCTTTCAACCGGCCGAGGAAGAAGGCGGTGGCGCGGGCGTGATGGTCGAAGAAGGCATCATGGAGCGGTTCGATATCTCTGAGGTCTATGGAATACACAATGATCCGGGAAACCCGGAAGGTACGTTCCACACCACGCCGGGACCGATCATGGCGGCGGTGGATACGTTCGAGATTCATATTCAAGGGGTCGGCGGCCATGGCGCCATGCCACATCAGACCCGCGACCCGGTCATGGCGGCCTGCGGCATTGCGCAGGCAATCCAGACCATTGTCAGCCGCAACCACTATGCGGTGGAAGACCTGGTTGTTTCGGTCACTCAGATCCATGCCGGAACGGTGAACAACGTGATCCCTGATACTGCCTATTTGAACGGAACCGTGCGGACCTTTGATCCCGCTGTACAGAAGATGGTGATGGAGCGGATGGAGCAGATCGTTCAGGGGCAGGCCGCGTCTTACGGTGTCGAGGCACGGCTGGAATATCAGGTGGGATACCCGGCCACGATCAACGATGCTGAAAAGGCAGCCTTTGCCGCCACCGTCGCGCGCGAAGTGTCGGGGCCTGAGCGGGTGGTCGACACAATGGGGCGCGACATGGGGGCCGAGGATTTTTCGTACATGTTGCAGTCGCGACCAGGGGCCTATCTGTTTCTGGGGCAGGGGGATGGTGCGGGGCTGCATCATCCGAAATACAACTTCAATGATGATATCGCGCCGGTGGGGGCATCGTTCTTCGCACGGATCGTGGAAAAGGCGCAGCCCTTGGGCTGA
- a CDS encoding DUF6404 family protein, with product MNNHEQKFQRALYEMKEAGVTQHIRLDTDLWRLRKLGFKPKPFLYWESPFASVAVFVLLVLLISSVETGVRGLLGKALCLPDIFGPAVIAAAPLTFCTIALRLYQRKAYKLSKWEDL from the coding sequence ATGAACAACCATGAGCAAAAATTCCAACGGGCTTTGTATGAAATGAAAGAGGCCGGTGTCACGCAGCACATACGATTGGACACTGATCTTTGGCGTTTAAGAAAACTCGGTTTCAAACCAAAGCCGTTCCTCTATTGGGAGTCGCCGTTTGCCAGTGTCGCTGTGTTTGTTCTGTTGGTTTTGTTGATATCCTCGGTTGAAACAGGAGTAAGGGGTTTATTGGGAAAAGCCCTTTGTCTTCCTGACATTTTTGGGCCTGCGGTAATAGCCGCGGCACCACTCACTTTTTGTACGATTGCGCTCAGACTGTATCAGCGCAAGGCATACAAATTGAGTAAGTGGGAAGACCTATAG
- a CDS encoding Fur family transcriptional regulator gives MSETIVGRCEAKGLRMTGQRRVIAQVLEQSDDHPDVEELYARASAVDKGISIATVYRTVKLFEEAGILERLEFGDGRARYEDAERDHHDHLIDMQSGEVIEFVDPEIEALQERIAAKLGYKLKGHRLELYGVPLEKD, from the coding sequence ATGTCGGAAACGATTGTTGGGCGTTGTGAAGCCAAGGGGCTGCGCATGACCGGTCAACGAAGGGTCATTGCGCAGGTACTGGAACAGAGCGACGACCACCCGGATGTCGAGGAGCTCTATGCGCGGGCTTCCGCCGTGGACAAAGGCATTTCCATTGCAACGGTCTATCGCACGGTCAAACTGTTCGAAGAGGCAGGCATTCTGGAACGTCTCGAGTTCGGGGACGGACGGGCCCGGTACGAGGACGCCGAGCGCGATCACCACGACCACCTGATCGACATGCAGTCAGGAGAGGTTATCGAATTCGTCGACCCCGAGATCGAAGCCTTGCAGGAAAGAATCGCCGCCAAGCTTGGGTACAAGCTGAAGGGGCACCGGTTGGAGCTGTATGGCGTCCCGCTGGAAAAGGACTGA
- a CDS encoding DMT family transporter: MNNVNGILLLIGSMAAFALEDMFIKLLSGSVPTGQIMVLLGVFCGLVFATMSVVTRKRILDPVAWKTLPLIRAATEGFGAVAFVTALSLIDLSTVAAVFQAMPLVVTMGAALFLGEQVGWRRWSAIGVGFVGVLMIIRPGMEGFRPESLFVVLSVVAIAARDLITRKLDPRVPSSVVAMQAYIAVAVAGLVLMVMPGASFVPVQAGQTGPYAGAIGFGVLGYYGIVTAMRVGEASALMPFRYTRLVFSILAGMLVFGERPDVLTLAGATLIIGSGLYTFVRERRLARELDPA, encoded by the coding sequence ATGAACAACGTAAACGGCATCCTGCTGCTCATCGGGTCGATGGCGGCCTTTGCACTTGAGGACATGTTCATCAAGCTCCTGTCCGGCTCTGTGCCGACAGGGCAGATCATGGTGCTTCTGGGCGTGTTCTGCGGACTCGTGTTTGCCACGATGTCAGTGGTCACGCGCAAACGGATCCTTGACCCCGTGGCATGGAAAACCCTGCCATTGATCCGCGCCGCGACCGAAGGCTTTGGTGCAGTAGCGTTCGTGACAGCGTTGTCGCTGATCGACCTGTCCACCGTGGCGGCCGTGTTTCAGGCCATGCCGCTGGTCGTCACCATGGGGGCGGCCCTGTTTCTTGGAGAGCAGGTTGGCTGGCGCCGCTGGAGCGCGATCGGCGTCGGCTTTGTCGGTGTTCTGATGATCATCCGCCCGGGGATGGAGGGCTTTCGGCCGGAATCCCTGTTTGTGGTGTTGTCCGTGGTCGCAATTGCCGCGCGCGATCTGATCACCCGCAAGCTGGACCCACGCGTGCCCTCATCCGTTGTTGCGATGCAGGCCTATATTGCGGTTGCTGTCGCCGGCCTGGTTCTGATGGTCATGCCCGGGGCATCCTTCGTGCCGGTTCAAGCTGGTCAAACGGGCCCTTATGCGGGGGCGATCGGATTTGGCGTTCTGGGGTACTACGGCATTGTCACTGCGATGAGAGTGGGCGAAGCCTCGGCCCTGATGCCGTTCCGGTACACGCGTCTGGTGTTTTCGATCCTCGCTGGAATGCTGGTGTTCGGTGAACGTCCTGATGTGCTGACACTGGCGGGGGCGACCCTGATCATCGGTTCGGGCCTTTATACCTTTGTCCGCGAACGGCGTCTGGCGCGCGAATTGGACCCTGCCTGA
- the speB gene encoding agmatinase has translation MALEDAKNQVDEAFTNPDLKGLSYENTFGGATSFLRRLYTKDLTGADIAVTGVPFDQAVTNRPGTRLGPRAIREASALQSPDAPYGWPFDALSELAIIDYGDMAYDYANIPAFPDTLTDHIRTILAADVASVTLGGDHYISFPILKAYAEKYGPMSLLQFDAHTDTWADDDMSRVDHGTMFYKAVKSGIVDPKRSVQVGIRTTNEDTLGVNIIDAREVYESGPAAVAQKIKGILGDSPVYLSFDIDGLDPAFAPGTGTPVWGGLSSIQAQIILRDIAGINIKGGDVVEVSPPFDTSGATAIAGAHVATQIVCLLGWNKLAKT, from the coding sequence ATGGCACTGGAAGACGCAAAAAACCAGGTGGATGAGGCATTCACCAACCCGGACCTCAAAGGCCTGTCCTATGAAAACACCTTTGGCGGGGCGACCTCGTTTCTGCGGCGTCTGTACACCAAGGATCTGACGGGCGCCGACATCGCCGTGACCGGTGTGCCGTTCGATCAGGCGGTGACCAACCGCCCGGGCACCCGTCTGGGCCCACGTGCGATCCGCGAGGCGAGCGCCCTGCAATCGCCCGATGCGCCCTATGGCTGGCCCTTCGATGCGCTCAGCGAGCTGGCAATCATCGATTACGGCGACATGGCCTATGACTATGCCAACATCCCCGCCTTTCCCGACACGCTGACCGACCATATCCGCACCATTCTGGCGGCGGATGTGGCCTCGGTTACGTTGGGGGGCGATCACTATATCAGCTTTCCGATCCTCAAGGCCTATGCCGAGAAATACGGGCCGATGTCGCTGTTGCAGTTCGATGCGCATACCGACACCTGGGCCGATGACGACATGAGCCGGGTGGACCACGGCACCATGTTCTACAAGGCGGTGAAGTCGGGGATCGTGGACCCGAAACGCTCAGTCCAGGTGGGGATCCGCACCACCAACGAGGACACGCTGGGCGTCAACATCATCGACGCGCGCGAGGTCTATGAATCCGGCCCCGCTGCCGTGGCGCAGAAGATCAAGGGTATTCTGGGCGACAGCCCGGTCTATCTGAGTTTCGACATCGATGGTCTGGACCCGGCCTTTGCCCCCGGCACCGGCACGCCGGTTTGGGGTGGTTTGAGTTCCATTCAGGCGCAGATCATCCTGCGTGACATCGCCGGGATAAACATCAAGGGCGGCGACGTGGTCGAGGTGTCTCCGCCGTTCGATACATCCGGCGCCACGGCGATTGCGGGTGCCCATGTGGCGACGCAGATCGTCTGCCTGTTGGGTTGGAACAAGCTGGCAAAAACATAA
- a CDS encoding nucleoside hydrolase, which yields MPPRKIIIDTDPGQDDAVAILLALASPEDIEVLGITAVAGNVPLELTAKNARIVCELAGRTDIPVYAGCDRPLNRALVTAEHVHGKTGLDGPDLPDPQMPLTEGHAVDFIIDTLRAEEPGTVTLCPLGPLTNIATAFNKAPDIVDRVQEIVLMGGAYFEVGNITPTAEFNIHVDPEAADIVFKSGRPIVVMPLDVTHKALVTKPRNDAFRALGNKVGLAVAEMTDFFERFDKEKYGSAGAPLHDPCVTAYLIRPELFSGRHVNVEIETGSELTMGMTVADWWGVTDRAPNALFMGDIDADGFFDLLTERLARL from the coding sequence ATGCCCCCTCGCAAGATCATCATCGACACCGATCCCGGACAGGACGATGCCGTCGCCATCCTGCTGGCGCTGGCCAGCCCGGAGGACATCGAGGTTCTTGGTATTACGGCGGTCGCGGGCAACGTGCCCCTGGAATTGACCGCCAAGAACGCTCGGATCGTGTGCGAACTGGCGGGGCGGACTGACATACCCGTTTACGCGGGCTGCGACAGACCGTTGAACCGCGCGTTGGTCACGGCCGAGCATGTGCATGGCAAGACAGGGCTGGATGGCCCGGACCTGCCCGATCCGCAGATGCCGCTGACCGAGGGCCACGCGGTGGATTTCATCATCGACACCCTGCGCGCCGAAGAACCGGGCACCGTGACCCTTTGTCCGCTGGGGCCTCTGACGAATATCGCGACCGCATTCAACAAAGCCCCTGATATTGTTGATCGGGTGCAGGAAATCGTTCTGATGGGCGGGGCGTATTTCGAGGTTGGGAACATAACTCCAACAGCAGAGTTCAACATTCACGTCGACCCGGAAGCAGCTGATATCGTTTTCAAATCCGGAAGGCCGATTGTGGTTATGCCGTTGGATGTCACGCATAAGGCGCTGGTCACCAAACCCCGCAACGATGCGTTCCGTGCTCTGGGAAACAAAGTCGGACTCGCTGTCGCCGAGATGACCGATTTCTTTGAGAGGTTTGACAAGGAAAAATACGGCAGCGCGGGTGCGCCTTTGCACGACCCCTGCGTGACCGCCTATCTGATCCGGCCCGAGCTGTTTTCAGGCCGTCATGTGAATGTCGAAATTGAAACCGGGTCCGAACTGACCATGGGCATGACCGTCGCAGATTGGTGGGGCGTGACCGACCGCGCGCCCAATGCGCTGTTCATGGGGGACATCGACGCTGACGGCTTCTTTGACCTGCTGACAGAAAGGCTGGCCAGATTATGA
- a CDS encoding endonuclease/exonuclease/phosphatase family protein, whose protein sequence is MQTSSTLRIASYNIQKCVGLDFRRQPQRILQVIENTKADIVVLQEADKRLPPRPAALPHFMLDEAGWKIVDLGGAGSLGWHGNAVIWRGEGISVRRKGHHELPGLEPRGAVRVEFDTHIGPLRVMGMHLGLLPASRRQQILHIRRNDWEMDQMPTVWAGDFNEWSRQPVLDHLAPEMRFLPARPSFPAAQPLGALDRIALGSGIQAVAHGVHDTRPAHIASDHLPVWADLTRARSEGRKR, encoded by the coding sequence ATGCAAACTTCGTCCACGCTGCGTATCGCAAGCTACAACATTCAGAAATGCGTCGGGCTGGATTTCCGGCGTCAGCCGCAACGCATTTTGCAGGTCATCGAAAACACGAAAGCGGATATCGTTGTGTTGCAGGAGGCCGACAAACGCCTGCCGCCCCGCCCGGCGGCATTGCCGCATTTCATGTTGGACGAGGCGGGGTGGAAGATCGTCGATCTGGGCGGCGCAGGCAGTCTGGGCTGGCACGGCAACGCGGTGATCTGGCGGGGCGAAGGCATCTCGGTGCGCCGAAAAGGGCATCACGAACTGCCGGGGCTGGAGCCGCGCGGGGCCGTTCGGGTCGAGTTCGACACCCATATCGGACCACTGCGCGTGATGGGTATGCATCTGGGGCTTTTGCCAGCGTCACGGCGGCAACAGATTTTGCACATTCGGCGGAATGACTGGGAAATGGACCAGATGCCGACAGTTTGGGCCGGCGACTTCAACGAATGGTCACGCCAGCCCGTTCTGGATCACCTGGCGCCCGAAATGCGGTTTCTGCCCGCCAGACCCAGTTTTCCCGCCGCGCAGCCCTTGGGTGCGCTGGATCGGATCGCGCTGGGCAGCGGAATACAGGCCGTGGCGCACGGTGTTCACGACACCCGTCCGGCACATATCGCATCTGATCACCTGCCGGTCTGGGCCGATCTGACGCGCGCTAGATCAGAAGGTCGCAAAAGGTGA